AGCGCCCTCCCTCTCCGAGTTTGTCCCATAATCGATCGACTTCTTCCTGCGTGTCGCAATTGATGAAGAGCGAGATGCCCGGTGTAAAGGGTACGTCCATCGGATGGCCGCTATCCATCGCCGCGAAGATCTGATCGTTCAGTTTGAAGCCGGCGTGCTTGATTTGCCCCGTCGGTCCCTCCTCGTCAGGTTCATAGCGTGCGACGTGATCGATGCTTGAACTCGGAAACTGCGAAACATAGAATTTCACTGCCTCTTCCGCCTTGCCTTGCTGCGCGCCATTATACATCAGGGTCGGCACAACCCGCGATGTTCTGCGCGTAAGTCCGATTTGCCAGGAGACTCCGAACTTGTCCTCGGTCCATCCATACTTCTCGCTCCACGGGTAGGCGTTCATTTCCATCATGATCTTTCCATCTTTGGAGAGGGTGCTCCAGAGTGTCTCAACCTCTTCCTCTGTTTCGCACATGGCATAGAACGAAATCGATGGATTCGGGTGATACTGTGGTCCGCCGTTGAACAGGATGAAGGTCGTGCCAGCCAGTTCGACGGTCACACCCATTGGCTTACCACCCAGCGTTGGCGCTTGTCCCGGCATCGTGCTCACGGTCTTCGCATTCTTAAACGCGCTCGTGTATACGTTGGCTGCGTCGACAGCGTTATCGTTGAACCACAGGAACGGATTGATTTTTTGCATTGGTAGAATTTACTGAACGTATGTTGAAAGAACGTTAGCCTTTATTGAGCGCAGCTTCGAGTGCGGCAATATCGAGCTTCCGCATCCCGAGCATCGCCTTCATTACGCGACTGGCCTTCGCAGGGCCGCATCGGTCAAAAGGATCCTCAGTATCTTCGAGTTCTTGAAGAGGCTGACGTAAAAGTTCGCAGCCTCTTCCGCTTGTGTGTCGAACCACAGACAAGGTGTGCTTTTTTGCATGGATCCTGTGCGTTAGCCCATTGCGTTTGGCTGTAGCATGCTGACGCGATTGCCTTCGGTATCAAGAAACGATACCCATTTGCCGACGCCGGGAATCTCTGTTGGTTCACCGATAATCTTGCCGCCTGCAGCCGTCACTTTTTTAAGATGGTCTTGGAGGTTCTCGACGCCGATAACGATCGATGGCGCATGAGAGACCGGATCCTCGGTGCGATCGTAGAAGCCACCGTTGATTCCTTGCTTTGGCCGGCCGTTCCCATCGCCTTCGGCTGTTTCGACGAGCACGTAATTGCCCATGTCCTCACCGAATTGTTGGGTCTTCCAGCCAAACGCTTTGGTGTAAAATTCGCTCATGCGTTTGCGGTCTTTTGCCGGCATTTCGAAATGTACTACTGGATTCATGATGTTACTCCTTTGATAAATTAGTTGGTGTAGAATGTGAACTCTAAGATTCGTCCAAGAATACGATGGATCCGATGACACCATCGAGGAAGAGCAAAGCCACGGTGATGTAATGAAACACTCGTTCCCGACTTAGCCCCGCCCTCAAAACAGAAACTATTCCAACTTGCATGTTACGATCGCGTTATTTTTTGCCATTTTTTGTGTGTAGCACGACATGCAGCGTTTCGTCGTAGCTCAGCATCCAGCGGATGCCAAACCGATCGGTAACCATACCGAATGTCGCCCCCCAGAATTCCACGCTGAGCGGGTGAATGACTCGACCACCCAAAGAAAGCTTCGAGAAGAATGTCTCGATCTCCTCCTCGGTACTGCAATGGAGTGCAAGCGCAATGTTATTTCCTTGATGGAAGCCGTCCGGCCCGATCATATCCGAGCCCATGAGGGTCAGCGCATCCGAGCAGAGCGATGCATGCAAAATCTGGTCTTTCATGCTTGTCGGGCATTGGTCTTCGATGCTCGATCCGCCTATGGTCTGGATTAGTAACTCACCACCCAAGCAGTTGTGATAGAAAGACATTGCTTCACGACAATTGCCCTCAAAAGTCACGTATGCGTTAATTTGAGTCATTTTCGCCATTTTGTGCCCGTTTGAGCTAACGAGTGCAAACTTACAGCTTTGCTATGAAGGGGGGTGAGCTGCAAAAGCGGCATTCTAAGGGGCTAATTGCGACAACGACTCTAAGGCCATTCCGGTAGCATGATGGAAGATTGAGTACCCGCGTGAGTAACCGATTTTCCGAGACTGGCCGTAGTTTGCACTTGTCGATGGCAATACGCCGAAGACTTAGTCACTCTTTTTCTTGAGACACTATGAAAAACTACATCATTCGCACAAGACAGTACGGACCCTCGATCCTGGCGCTGGCGCAGATGCTTCTTTGCGTGATAGCATCAGAAGCTGTCGCGCAGGGTGCGACATTACACCCGGCAATTAACTACTCTGCCCCGGCGATCGTGAGTCCGATCGAGGTTCTGACAAACGATGCGGAATCCAGTTGCGCAGTTCCAACTATCGGCCTATCGGACGAACGATGCGCAGCACGGTTGCGCGGAGATGGCGCTCGGGCAATATTCACGACAACTAGCCCCAAGCGACTCAACTTTGGAGCTGTGCCCGTTGGCCAGACTGAACAACAAACGTTCTCATTCACGAATACGGGCAGTGATACGATGGACATTCTATCGATCGATCGTGCATCCGAAAATGGATTCAATATACTCTTTGCACGGGTTACGATTCCGCCGCACCAGAGAGGGACCGTTGTATTCCAGTTCGCTCCAACTGCGGAGAAGACGTATGCCACAGTAGTGTCGTTTGTGCTCGCACATGGAGTTGTTGCGCCAACGCTCAGACTTAGTGGAAGGGGCACGGAACCGCTGGAAGATTCGACAACCCGCACTGCTCAAACAAGCGCACGCGACCAAGATGCGGGAGTGGCGGCTGGAACCGCGGCCAGAACACGATATGCGCACTAAGCTGGAAGCATTTCCTGTTTCCACTATCATGGAACGTCCGGCCATTCTGAACCCAATCGATGAGCAACCCGTAACGAAAGACAAGTTGCAGGCATGGTTCACCGCGGCCGATGCACTGCGCCAGCAAGGCCGGCTATTGGAAGCAGCGAGTGAATTCGATGGACTCATCGCAAACGCCCGGGCCACGGGTGAACGCGAAATCGAAGGGCGTGCGACGAACACGCGCGGCGTCATCGAAGAGCGCCGTGAGGACTATCCTTCCGCGAAGACATACCACGACCGCGCGCTTGCGATCGCGCTGGAAATTGGCGATCGCATCGGTGCGGGTCTGGCACGGACCGATCTGGCGTGGGTCTATCAGCAATGGGAGATGCACGATCTCGCCATGGATCACGCGAGAGCCGCTCTGGACGAGTTACTCGGGACGCCCGAAGAGCACGTCGCGCTGCACAGGATGGGAACGCTGCTTGCGGATTCATGCCGATATCGAGCCGCGCTCGAATTTTTCGAGAAGGCGCTCGCTTCGGTCCGTTCGGGCTCGATCGCCACGCCGCAGCTGGAACGCGCCCTTTCCCTGAACTATGCATGGAGCGCCTCGATGCATCTGCACCTGGGAGATGCTATGCTTGCAAAGGAGATCAACCTCAAAGCGCTGGAACTGGTTGAGCAGCTCGACGATCCGATTAATGTTGCTAATCTCACGGCAAAGATAGGTTATTGCGAGATGGAATTGGGCGAGATTCCAGCCGCACGCGAGCGAATGCATCTTGCTTCCAATCTCTATCTCGCTCAGGGGCGGCTCAGTAGTCTTGCATCCTGCCAGATGTCGATTGCAGATCTGGAGACACGCTCGGGCAACCCGGCGGAAGCGCTGTCGATGCTGGAATCGGCTTCGAAATATCTTCAGGAATCCGGAAGCAAGCGGTTCGCATGGCGCCTCCACGAGACCTACTCGAGCGCCTACGAAGCGATGGGCGACTGGAGAATGGTCGTCCATCACGATCGAGAGCGCGAGCGCAGCCGCGAGGAGCGTGATTCGGAACAACTCCAGGATAAACTTGGCGCTGCCCAGATCTTAATTGCGACCCAACGCGAGCGGCACGCTATGGAATTGCAGAAACTACGCGCCGAGAAACTCGAACAGCAGATTGCGATGCAGCTCCTCTCTGTCGCGGCACAGGCTGAGCTCGTCCAGAAAATTCGCGATGGCATTCGGGAGGCGGTTCGGAGACTTGCGGATCCCATCAATACCTTGAATGAAATCCAGGAGATCATCCGAGCACTTCCGCGGCAGGAGATCGACTGGCCGAAGTTCGAGGCACAGCTAACGATGCTTCATCCTGGCTTCCGGACGAATCTCGAAATCAAGTTTCCTGAACTGACGTCCCAGGAGGTTCGAGTATGTGCACTGGTCCGTGTGGGCCTCATCAATCCGGAAATCGCCAAACTTTTGAGTCTCTCCGAGCGGACTCTGGAGAACCATCGCTTCAATATCCGTAAGAAACTGGGGCTAAAGACCGGGGACCATCTGGGCGAATTCTTGAGTGGTAACGTTTAGATCTATTCCAGGCGCGGTGGTGAATACCGACTCTCATCGCGAGGGTGCAAAAATGGCATCCTTGGGGGTTGATTGCGACAATGGAATTTCGTATTTTTGGATCGCGGCATCAATCCGCGTAATCCATATCAATCTGCGAAATCCAAGTTCTTTTCATGAAGAATATCGCTATTCTTGTACCGCGTGGGGCTGTCGCACTGGGCTGCATCGAAGGATCGTACATTGGCTTCAATCGCGCAAACGAAGTTTTGCTGCGAATGGGGAAACCACCGCTGTTTGACGTAAAGCTCGTTGGGCTGAGCGCTGACGCCCAGGTATACGACCGGCTGTTTACCGTGCGACCCGACGTGACGATTGCGGATGCGTACCAACCGGACACAATCATCATCCCGGCCGTGAATGGCGATTGGAATGAGGTCATAGCGATCAACCGCGAGTTCTTCCCGTGGATCGTCGAGCAATACAAGAATGGAGCGGAAGTCGCGAGCCTGTGTGTCGGCGCATTTCTGCTCGCTGCGACCGGACTCGTCGATGGAAAGAAGTGCGCGACACATTGGTTAGCGCAAAATGATTTTAGAAAGATGTTTCCGTCCGTCGATCTCGTCTCCGAGAAGGTTATCACCGATGAAGGCGGCGTCTATTCCAGCGGCGGCGCGAATTCGTTTTGGAATCTGATTATGTACCTCATTGATAAGTATGCGGGCCGCGACGTGGCAATCGCGTGTGCGAAGATTTACGAAATTGAAATCGATCGCGACACCCAATCACCGTTCATCATTTTCACGGGCCAGAAGGACCATGAAGACGAGCCGATCAAAGAAGCCCAAGCCTTTATCGAAGGTAATTTTCAAAAGAAGATTACGATCGAGCAACTGGCTGCGATGTCGGCGATGGGCCGCCGAACATTCGAGCGTCGATTCAAAAAAGCGACCTCGAATACTGTCGTCGAGTATATGCAGCGGGTGAAAATCGAAGCGGCGAAGAAGAGCCTCGAAACCAA
The window above is part of the Bacteroidota bacterium genome. Proteins encoded here:
- a CDS encoding VOC family protein, translated to MQKINPFLWFNDNAVDAANVYTSAFKNAKTVSTMPGQAPTLGGKPMGVTVELAGTTFILFNGGPQYHPNPSISFYAMCETEEEVETLWSTLSKDGKIMMEMNAYPWSEKYGWTEDKFGVSWQIGLTRRTSRVVPTLMYNGAQQGKAEEAVKFYVSQFPSSSIDHVARYEPDEEGPTGQIKHAGFKLNDQIFAAMDSGHPMDVPFTPGISLFINCDTQEEVDRLWDKLGEGGRYDRCGWLQDKYGVSWQIIPTLLGKLMGDKDPKRAGNVMQAMLGMNKIDMKGLEEAYHKS
- a CDS encoding VOC family protein, which translates into the protein MNPVVHFEMPAKDRKRMSEFYTKAFGWKTQQFGEDMGNYVLVETAEGDGNGRPKQGINGGFYDRTEDPVSHAPSIVIGVENLQDHLKKVTAAGGKIIGEPTEIPGVGKWVSFLDTEGNRVSMLQPNAMG
- a CDS encoding VOC family protein, producing the protein MTQINAYVTFEGNCREAMSFYHNCLGGELLIQTIGGSSIEDQCPTSMKDQILHASLCSDALTLMGSDMIGPDGFHQGNNIALALHCSTEEEIETFFSKLSLGGRVIHPLSVEFWGATFGMVTDRFGIRWMLSYDETLHVVLHTKNGKK
- a CDS encoding tetratricopeptide repeat protein — protein: MRTKLEAFPVSTIMERPAILNPIDEQPVTKDKLQAWFTAADALRQQGRLLEAASEFDGLIANARATGEREIEGRATNTRGVIEERREDYPSAKTYHDRALAIALEIGDRIGAGLARTDLAWVYQQWEMHDLAMDHARAALDELLGTPEEHVALHRMGTLLADSCRYRAALEFFEKALASVRSGSIATPQLERALSLNYAWSASMHLHLGDAMLAKEINLKALELVEQLDDPINVANLTAKIGYCEMELGEIPAARERMHLASNLYLAQGRLSSLASCQMSIADLETRSGNPAEALSMLESASKYLQESGSKRFAWRLHETYSSAYEAMGDWRMVVHHDRERERSREERDSEQLQDKLGAAQILIATQRERHAMELQKLRAEKLEQQIAMQLLSVAAQAELVQKIRDGIREAVRRLADPINTLNEIQEIIRALPRQEIDWPKFEAQLTMLHPGFRTNLEIKFPELTSQEVRVCALVRVGLINPEIAKLLSLSERTLENHRFNIRKKLGLKTGDHLGEFLSGNV
- a CDS encoding helix-turn-helix domain-containing protein — encoded protein: MKNIAILVPRGAVALGCIEGSYIGFNRANEVLLRMGKPPLFDVKLVGLSADAQVYDRLFTVRPDVTIADAYQPDTIIIPAVNGDWNEVIAINREFFPWIVEQYKNGAEVASLCVGAFLLAATGLVDGKKCATHWLAQNDFRKMFPSVDLVSEKVITDEGGVYSSGGANSFWNLIMYLIDKYAGRDVAIACAKIYEIEIDRDTQSPFIIFTGQKDHEDEPIKEAQAFIEGNFQKKITIEQLAAMSAMGRRTFERRFKKATSNTVVEYMQRVKIEAAKKSLETNRKNVSEVMYDVGYSDTKAFRTTFKKITGLSPIDYRNKYN